From one Bos indicus x Bos taurus breed Angus x Brahman F1 hybrid chromosome 7, Bos_hybrid_MaternalHap_v2.0, whole genome shotgun sequence genomic stretch:
- the SLC1A6 gene encoding excitatory amino acid transporter 4 has product MSSHGNSLFLRESGQRLGRVGWLQRLQESLQQRALRLRLRLQTMTREHVLRFLRRNAFILLTVSAVVIGVSLAFALRPYQLSYRQIKYFSFPGELLMRMLQMLVLPLIVSSLVTGMASLDNKATGRMGMRAAVYYMVTTVIAVFIGILMVTIIHPGKGSKEGLHREGRIETIPTADAFMDLVRNMFPPNLVEACFKQFKTQYSTRLVTRTVVRTDNGSELGTSMPPLSSLENGTGLLENVTRALGTLQEVLSFEETVPVPGSANGINALGLVVFSVAFGLVIGGMKHKGRVLRDFFDSLNEAIMRLVGIIIWYAPVGILFLIAGKILEMEDMAVLGGQLGMYTLTVIVGLFVHAGGILPLIYFLITHRNPFPFIGGILQALITAMGTSSSSATLPITFRCLEEGLGVDRRITRFVLPVGATVNMDGTALYEALAAIFIAQVNNYELNLGQITTISITATAASVGAAGIPQAGLVTMVIVLTSVGLPTEDITLIIAVDWFLDRLRTMTNVLGDSIGAAVIEHLSQRELELQEAELTLPSLGKPYKSLMAQEKGASRGRGGNESAM; this is encoded by the exons ATGAGCAGCCATGGCAACAGCCTCTTTCTGCGGGAGAGTGGCCAGCGGCTGGGCCGGGTGGGCTGGCTACAGCGGCTGCAGGAGAGCCTGCAGCAGAGAGCACTGCGCCTGCGCCTGCGCCTGCAGACCATGACACGTGAGCACGTGCTGCGGTTCCTGCGCAGGAATGCCTTCATCCTGCTGACTGTCAGTGCCGTGGTCATTG GGGTCAGCCTGGCCTTTGCCCTGCGCCCATACCAGCTCAGCTACCGCCAGATCAAGTACTTCTCTTTCCCTGGAGAGCTCCTCATGAGGATGCTGCAGATGCTGGTGCTGCCTCTCATTGTCTCCAGCCTGGTCACAG GTATGGCGTCCCTGGATAACAAGGCGACGGGGCGGATGGGGATGCGGGCAGCTGTGTACTACATGGTGACCACGGTCATCGCGGTCTTCATCGGCATCCTCATGGTCACCATCATCCACCCTGGGAAAGGCTCCAAGGAGGGGCTGCACCGAGAGGGTcggatcgagaccatccccacggCAGATGCCTTCATGGACCTGGTCAG AAATATGTTTCCACCCAACCTTGTGGAGGCCTGCTTCAAACAG TTTAAGACACAGTACAGCACGAGGTTGGTAACCAGGACCGTCGTGAGGACAGATAATGGATCTGAGCTGGGCACCTCTATGCCGCCTTTATCCTCACTGGAGAATGGAACCGGCCTCCTGGAAAACGTCACGCGAGCCTTGGGCACCCTGCAGGAGGTGCTGAGCTTTGAAGAGACCGTCCCTGTGCCTGGCTCGGCCAATGGTATCAATGCCCTGGGCCTTGTGGTCTTCTCAGTGGCCTTCGGGCTGGTCATTGGTGGCATGAAACACAAGGGCCGAGTCCTGCGGGACTTCTTCGACAGCCTCAATGAGGCTATTATGAGGCTGGTGGGCATCATTATCTG GTATGCACCCGTGGGTATCCTGTTCCTGATTGCTGGCAAGATCTTAGAGATGGAAGACATGGCTGTCCTGGGGGGTCAGCTGGGCATGTACACCCTGACCGTCATCGTGGGTTTGTTCGTTCATGCCGGTGGCATCCTGCCTCTCATCTATTTCCTCATCACCCACCGGAATCCTTTCCCCTTCATTGGAGGAATACTGCAGGCTCTCATCACAGCCATGGGCACGTCTTCCAG CTCTGCGACACTACCCATCACCTTCCGCTGTCTGGAGGAGGGCCTTGGTGTGGACCGCCGCATCACCAGGTTCGTACTGCCCGTGGGGGCCACTGTCAACATGGACGGCACCGCCCTCTATGAGGCCCTGGCCGCCATCTTTATCGCCCAAGTCAACAACTACGAGCTCAACCTGGGCCAGATCACAACTATCAG TATCACAGCTACAGCAGCCAGCGTCGGGGCTGCCGGCATCCCCCAGGCAGGTCTGGTCACCATGGTGATTGTGCTCACCTCGGTCGGCTTGCCCACTGAAGACATCACGCTCATCATCGCTGTGGACTGGTTCCT tGACCGACTTCGCACAATGACCAATGTGCTGGGGGACTCTATCGGAGCGGCCGTCATTGAACATCTGTCTCAGCGGGAGCTGGAGCTGCAAGAAGCTGAACTcaccctccccagcctggggaaGCCCTACAAGTCACTCATGGCACAGGAGAAAGGGGCGTCCAGGGGACGGGGAGGAAACGAGAGTGCTATGTGA
- the LOC113896479 gene encoding olfactory receptor 7C2-like, with amino-acid sequence MERGNQTGVRSFLLLGFTEDPNLQPLLFGLFLSMYLVTFTGNLAIILAIISDSHLHTPMYFFLSNLSFADIGFTSTTIPKMLWNIQKQSQVITYAGCLSQAFFFIVFGCLDNLLLAVMAYDRFMAICHPLHYMVIMNPWLCGLLALGSWSLSVTGSLLMTLTLVRPSFCRSMKITHFFCDLPEVLKLACSNTIINNTVVYFMTIILGITPLSGILFSYSKIFSSILRISSAKGKYKAFSTCGSHLSVVSLFYSTGLGVYLSSAVTSSSRTSLVASVMYTMVTPMLNPFIYSLRNRDMKGALGRLISRAPSLIHRVFRGLS; translated from the coding sequence ATGGAAAGAGGAAACCAAACAGGAGTCAGAAGCTTTCTCCTCCTGGGATTCACAGAGGACCCAAACCTGCAGCCTCTCCTCTTCGGGCTGTTTCTGTCCATGTACCTGGTCACATTCACTGGGAACCTGGCCATCATCCTAGCCATCATCTCAGattcccacctccacacccccatgtacttcttcctctccaacttgTCCTTTGCTGACATCGgtttcacctccaccaccatcccaaagatgctgtggAACATCCAGAAACAGAGTCAAGTTATCACCTATGCAGGCTGCCTCAGCCaggctttttttttcattgtgtttggATGCCTGGACAATTTACTCCTggctgtgatggcctatgaccgcttcaTGGCCATCTGTCACCCCCTGCACTACATGGTCATCATGAACCCCTGGCTCTGTGGGCTGCTAGCTCTGGGGTCCTGGAGCCTCAGTGTCACAGGCTCCCTGCTCATGACCTTAACCCTTGTGAGGCCATCCTTCTGCAGAAGCATGAAGATCACACACTTTTTCTGTGATCTTCCTGAAGTCCTGAAGCTTGCCTGTTCAAACACCATCATCAATAACACAGTGGTGTATTTTATGACTATTATCTTAGGTATTACTCCTCTCTCTGGGATCCTCTTTTCTTACTCTAAGATTTTCTCCTCCATCCTGAGAATTTCATCAGCCAAGGGGAAGTACAAAGCCTTTTCCACTTGTGGGTCTCACCTCTCGGTGGTTTCCTTGTTCTATAGCACAGGCCTAGGGGTCTACCTCAGTTCTGCAGTCACTTCATCCTCTAGGACAAGTCTGGTGGCCTCAGTGATGTACACCATGGTcacccccatgctgaaccccttcatctacagtctgaggaacAGGGACATGAAGGGGGCCCTAGGGAGACTAATCAGCAGGGCACCATCTCTTATTCACAGGGTCTTTAGAGGGCTCTCATAA